The genomic interval CGATGGCCACGGCCACGATAGACGGATCGCCAAGTATGTCGTCGGCCGAGGTCGCCCAGTGGGCGCCGGCGAACTGCTCGTGCGCCTGCTCGGCGGCACGCTTCTCGGCGTCCGGCTCCCAGACGGCCACCGCCTCGACATCAGGATTCGTGACCAGCGCGCGCCACTTGCCGCGCGCATGTCCGTGTTTGGTGCCAATCTGTCCAAAGCGGACCGTCATCGTGCCAACTCCCTGCCCATCCGGCGAGACCGACGGACAGGCCCAACGGTACTGACTGCTGACCGCTGATGGCTGACCACTCGCCTCAGGCGTCCCAGGCGAACCCTTCGCCGCGCACGATCCGCGAGCGCGTCTCGTAGCGGCCCGGCCACTCGACCGGCAGCTCGCCGGACTCGACCATCAACTGGAGCGGGTTCGCCAGCGTCTTCAGCGGCAGATCGATGCGCCGACGCTTGCGGGCGGACTCGTAGATCGCCATCAGCACTTCGATGGTGGCCCGCGCCTTCTGGCCGGAGCTGATCGGGTCGGCAGTCTTGCCGTCCACCCAGTCGACGGCCTCTTGCGCCACCCGCACGAACGGATCGTGCCAGGGCGCCTCGATCTTCTCCCAGCGGTCGCCGCCGACGCGGAGCACCTGGGCGTAGCCGTTCTCGACGTTGTACTTGGCCGAGGAGCCTTCCGGTGAGCGCATGTTGCCGTCGCTCGGAATCTCCGCCTCCGGCGGCCGGGTGACGCCCAGCTCCATGATGCCGTCGGTGCCGACGATCCGCGCACCGTGGCCCCGGCCGCCGGTCGGGAGGGCCGCGCTCATGACCAGTTGCACGCCGCCCTGGAACTGCGCGATGCCCATCGCGGCGTCCTCGCAGGGGAAGGAGCGCTCGAAACGGTCGGTGCTGCGCTCGACGGCCCCCATCACCCACTCGACGGGCCGATCGTTGACCAGGAACTGCGCCATGTTGACGTCGTGGGAGAGCACGTTCAGCAGCGTGCCGCTGTTGATCGAGATCTGCACCACGTCGCCGATGAGCCCCTGATCGATCTGCTTCTTGGCCTCGAGCCAGCCGGCCAGGTGCCGCCGCTGATGGGCCACCACCAGCTTGACCCC from Chloroflexota bacterium carries:
- a CDS encoding Gfo/Idh/MocA family oxidoreductase, whose amino-acid sequence is MARYRSAIIACGTIARCHGRGWQGVPDVDLVAIADSNKQARDEYGEFFSVPESGRFADYRQMLDEVRPDFVDVCSWHGLHAEMVIAAAARAPKAILCQKPMALSLGEADRMLTACAREGVKLVVAHQRRHLAGWLEAKKQIDQGLIGDVVQISINSGTLLNVLSHDVNMAQFLVNDRPVEWVMGAVERSTDRFERSFPCEDAAMGIAQFQGGVQLVMSAALPTGGRGHGARIVGTDGIMELGVTRPPEAEIPSDGNMRSPEGSSAKYNVENGYAQVLRVGGDRWEKIEAPWHDPFVRVAQEAVDWVDGKTADPISSGQKARATIEVLMAIYESARKRRRIDLPLKTLANPLQLMVESGELPVEWPGRYETRSRIVRGEGFAWDA